One stretch of Acidobacteriota bacterium DNA includes these proteins:
- a CDS encoding TIGR00282 family metallophosphoesterase, which yields MKLLFIGDVMGKPGRRVLAQMVARLIDRHRIDYTVVNIENSAGGFGVTEKIFAEFTELPIDCFTTGNHVWDKKEVRGLLEREPRLLRPANYPPGNPGSGVFVGQTAGGVPVATINLEGQALMGTLDSPFNAADRLLTGLEPAVKVILVDFHAEATSEKQAMGFYLDGRVSAVFGTHTHVPTGDERVLPEGTAFITDVGMTGPYESVIGMRQDKVVERFLKKTHVPFEVAKRDVRLAGAVVDVDEATGRARSVERLLLPED from the coding sequence ATGAAGCTGCTGTTTATCGGGGACGTGATGGGCAAGCCCGGGCGCCGGGTGCTCGCTCAGATGGTCGCCCGACTGATCGACCGGCACCGGATCGACTACACCGTCGTCAACATCGAGAATTCCGCCGGCGGATTCGGCGTGACGGAGAAGATTTTCGCGGAGTTCACAGAGCTGCCGATCGACTGCTTTACCACCGGCAACCATGTGTGGGACAAGAAGGAAGTTCGCGGGCTGCTGGAGCGCGAACCGCGGCTGTTGCGGCCGGCCAACTACCCGCCCGGCAACCCCGGATCCGGAGTGTTCGTGGGACAGACCGCTGGCGGCGTGCCGGTAGCGACGATCAATCTCGAAGGCCAGGCTCTGATGGGCACCCTCGACTCGCCGTTCAACGCCGCCGATCGCCTGCTTACCGGACTGGAGCCGGCGGTCAAGGTGATTCTGGTGGATTTTCACGCTGAAGCGACCAGCGAGAAACAGGCCATGGGGTTCTATCTCGACGGCCGGGTGAGCGCTGTCTTCGGAACCCACACCCACGTGCCGACGGGTGACGAGCGAGTGTTGCCGGAGGGCACCGCCTTCATCACCGACGTCGGCATGACCGGGCCCTACGAATCGGTGATCGGCATGCGCCAGGACAAGGTGGTCGAGCGCTTCCTCAAAAAGACTCACGTTCCCTTCGAAGTCGCCAAGCGCGACGTTCGTCTGGCCGGGGCGGTGGTGGACGTCGACGAGGCCACCGGCCGGGCGCGCTCCGTCGAGCGTTTGTTGCTGCCGGAAGACTAG
- a CDS encoding acyloxyacyl hydrolase codes for MLRYFLVFAGLALGAAFPALAEDPVEERPPVEWIVTAGAFDVGVEEVAEAGIELRFGSFELPLGQRSLPLGFTLGGMVNDDGGYYLWSGFRYDWHLNDRWRVTPSLGTGIYSAGEGKNLGGPVEFRSSLEISFEVADRTRLSLNLYHLSNGILYDLNPGSESLVLGFHRRF; via the coding sequence ATGCTCCGCTATTTCCTAGTGTTCGCCGGCCTCGCTCTGGGCGCTGCCTTCCCGGCTCTCGCCGAGGATCCGGTCGAAGAGCGCCCGCCGGTGGAGTGGATTGTGACCGCCGGAGCCTTCGATGTCGGTGTCGAGGAAGTGGCGGAGGCGGGGATCGAGCTCCGCTTCGGCTCCTTCGAGCTACCCCTGGGTCAGCGCTCGCTGCCCCTCGGATTCACTCTGGGCGGGATGGTCAACGACGACGGCGGCTACTACCTGTGGAGTGGCTTTCGATACGACTGGCACCTCAATGACCGATGGCGCGTTACTCCTTCCCTCGGCACCGGGATCTACTCCGCCGGCGAGGGTAAGAACCTGGGGGGGCCGGTGGAGTTTCGGTCCAGTTTGGAGATCTCCTTTGAGGTCGCCGACCGTACCCGCTTGAGCCTCAATCTCTACCATCTGTCGAACGGCATCCTGTACGACCTCAATCCCGGTAGCGAGAGCCTAGTGCTCGGATTCCACCGCCGCTTCTAG
- a CDS encoding Trm112 family protein — translation MSVDPELLEILVCPKSKGELEVVNLPQGVRDELVEKYRSHFRDEEPKVEEGLLAKESELVYPIVSDIPIMLIDEALPASVLDG, via the coding sequence ATGTCGGTCGATCCGGAGCTCTTGGAAATCTTGGTCTGCCCCAAATCGAAGGGCGAACTGGAAGTCGTGAACCTGCCCCAAGGGGTGCGCGACGAGCTGGTGGAGAAGTATCGCTCGCACTTCCGGGACGAAGAGCCGAAGGTGGAGGAGGGATTGCTGGCGAAGGAGTCCGAACTGGTCTATCCCATCGTCTCGGACATTCCCATCATGTTGATCGACGAAGCGCTGCCGGCGTCGGTCCTGGACGGCTGA
- a CDS encoding O-antigen ligase family protein, with amino-acid sequence MVRSAPADESVSERADTLDSLSSGRRPPAFWFYAGHLVALPGIAISNVLAGLAVLAAPRRVFRARWPPATRPLLVIVGVYALWLLASIACSTDPADSLRSASELFTLATLVLGLVLVRGERAGRLLVHALLVVATLVALWGLAQVLAGFGGLDRRIRGPFSHWMTFSHFLLVCDLLLIARLALARSARRSAKSALWWWVHGLALVLITGAIVASLTRSAWLALAVTVTLVLALGSPRWLLAYLPAAVLAVLLLPLPVLHRVTSITDLQDPSNYDRLCMAEAGLRMVAERPLFGIGPDQVKVRYAIYRTPTAPRYWVPHLHNSFLQLAAERGLPALAAYLALMLFALRFAWRGYRRRGSTADLHFGVFLALIAFNLAGLFENNWTDTEVQRLVLFLLALPFVVDEGAVDP; translated from the coding sequence ATGGTCCGATCCGCGCCCGCTGATGAGTCGGTTTCCGAACGCGCGGATACTCTAGATTCGCTCTCCTCCGGTCGGCGTCCTCCGGCCTTCTGGTTCTACGCTGGACACCTCGTTGCCCTGCCGGGCATCGCCATCTCCAATGTTCTGGCGGGCTTGGCCGTGCTGGCCGCGCCGCGCCGGGTGTTTCGAGCCCGTTGGCCGCCGGCGACTCGGCCTCTGCTGGTGATCGTCGGTGTCTACGCCCTGTGGCTGCTGGCCTCCATCGCCTGTTCGACGGACCCGGCGGACAGCCTGCGCTCGGCCAGCGAACTGTTCACCCTGGCGACTCTCGTTCTCGGGTTGGTCTTGGTGCGCGGCGAGCGTGCCGGCCGCTTGCTGGTCCATGCCCTGCTGGTGGTGGCGACGCTGGTCGCTTTGTGGGGTTTGGCGCAGGTGCTGGCGGGCTTCGGTGGCCTGGATCGGCGCATCCGCGGACCGTTTTCCCACTGGATGACCTTCTCTCATTTCCTGCTGGTTTGCGACCTTTTGCTGATCGCTCGGTTGGCCTTGGCGCGCAGCGCACGCCGCTCGGCCAAGAGCGCTCTCTGGTGGTGGGTGCATGGTCTGGCGCTGGTGCTGATCACCGGCGCGATCGTCGCCAGCTTGACGCGCAGCGCCTGGCTGGCGCTGGCGGTGACCGTCACCCTGGTACTCGCTCTCGGCTCGCCGCGCTGGCTGCTGGCGTACCTGCCCGCCGCGGTCCTCGCGGTACTCCTTCTGCCCTTGCCGGTGCTCCACCGGGTGACCTCCATCACCGACCTGCAGGACCCCTCCAATTACGACCGGCTGTGCATGGCCGAGGCGGGCCTGCGGATGGTGGCCGAGCGGCCCCTCTTCGGTATCGGGCCGGATCAGGTGAAGGTGCGCTACGCCATCTACCGCACGCCGACGGCTCCGCGCTACTGGGTGCCTCATCTACACAACAGCTTCCTGCAATTGGCGGCAGAGCGCGGCCTGCCGGCGCTGGCGGCCTATCTCGCGCTGATGCTCTTCGCCCTGCGCTTCGCCTGGCGCGGTTACCGGCGGCGAGGATCGACGGCGGATCTGCACTTCGGGGTGTTCCTGGCTTTGATCGCTTTCAACCTTGCGGGTCTGTTCGAAAACAACTGGACCGACACCGAGGTGCAGCGGCTGGTGCTGTTCCTGCTGGCGCTGCCCTTCGTGGTGGACGAAGGAGCGGTGGATCCTTGA
- a CDS encoding TlyA family RNA methyltransferase has product MSDGQGSRRRLDRLLTDRGLFPSREQARRAILAGAVRVAGRRIDKPGTAIDPQAELALVGSEEPFVSRAGRKLAAALDRFEIDPTGWVCLDVGACTGGFTDCLLQRGAARVYALDVGHGQLDERLRRNPRVVAMERINARYLAADALPEPVRLITVDVSFIGLAKVVPALLPHLDPAGFLLTLIKPQFEAGREALGKGGILRDDALRESAVRATREALEALGLEALGTSDSTLPGMGGNRESFALLRERR; this is encoded by the coding sequence TTGAGCGATGGGCAAGGGAGCCGCAGGCGCCTGGACCGGTTGCTGACGGATCGGGGCCTCTTCCCCAGCCGGGAACAGGCGCGCCGTGCAATCCTGGCCGGCGCCGTGCGGGTGGCTGGCCGCCGAATCGACAAACCGGGGACCGCCATCGACCCTCAGGCCGAGCTGGCGTTGGTGGGTTCGGAAGAGCCCTTCGTGTCGCGCGCTGGCCGCAAGCTGGCTGCCGCCCTCGACCGCTTCGAGATCGACCCGACCGGCTGGGTGTGCCTGGATGTCGGGGCTTGCACCGGCGGTTTCACGGACTGCCTGCTGCAGCGTGGGGCGGCGCGGGTCTACGCCCTGGACGTTGGTCACGGCCAACTCGACGAGCGCCTGCGGCGGAATCCGCGGGTGGTGGCGATGGAACGGATCAACGCCCGCTATCTGGCAGCCGATGCGCTGCCGGAGCCGGTTCGCTTGATCACTGTCGACGTGTCCTTCATCGGGTTGGCGAAGGTGGTGCCGGCGCTCCTCCCCCACCTCGATCCGGCAGGGTTCTTGCTCACCCTGATCAAGCCGCAGTTCGAAGCCGGCCGTGAGGCTTTGGGCAAGGGCGGTATTCTGCGGGACGATGCGCTCCGCGAAAGCGCCGTCCGGGCGACCCGCGAGGCCCTCGAGGCCTTGGGCCTGGAGGCGCTGGGGACGAGCGATTCCACCTTGCCCGGCATGGGCGGCAACCGCGAGAGCTTCGCGCTACTGCGGGAGAGACGATGA
- a CDS encoding NAD(+)/NADH kinase, whose product MSEGTLSDRTRAFQRVGLVAKRGSREAAQATRELADWLERRDLEVVFSSDTNPPFDEAENLDLVVVLGGDGTLLATARSLVGAPILGVNLGTLGFLTEISRGELYPKLVEVLDGRFEIEERSLLEARLDSAPDTSYRVLNDAVITKAAKARIIELTVEVDDHLVARFRADGVIVSTPTGSTAYNLSAGGPIMVPQLPVVVITPICPHTLTLRPVVVPASSSIRVMLETRREEVFLTLDGQQGVPMEGGRTVTVERLEETVQLVKVTGRSFYDSLRGKLRWGGLENPPAAP is encoded by the coding sequence ATGAGCGAGGGCACCTTGAGCGATCGGACTAGAGCTTTCCAGCGAGTGGGCTTGGTGGCCAAGCGCGGCAGCCGCGAGGCCGCCCAGGCGACCCGCGAGCTGGCCGATTGGCTGGAGCGTCGCGATCTCGAAGTGGTCTTCTCGTCGGACACGAATCCGCCCTTCGACGAAGCCGAGAACCTCGACCTGGTGGTGGTTCTGGGAGGGGACGGCACCCTTCTCGCCACCGCCCGTTCGCTCGTCGGCGCCCCTATACTCGGCGTCAATCTGGGTACCCTCGGCTTCTTGACGGAGATCTCCCGGGGAGAGCTTTACCCGAAGCTGGTGGAAGTGCTCGATGGTCGTTTCGAGATTGAGGAGCGTTCTCTTTTGGAGGCGCGCTTGGACTCCGCGCCGGACACTTCCTACCGGGTGCTCAACGATGCGGTCATCACCAAGGCGGCGAAGGCACGGATCATCGAATTGACGGTGGAGGTGGACGACCACCTGGTGGCCCGCTTCCGCGCCGACGGCGTGATCGTCTCCACGCCCACCGGCTCCACCGCCTACAACCTGTCCGCCGGCGGTCCGATCATGGTGCCGCAGCTACCGGTGGTGGTGATCACTCCCATCTGCCCCCACACCCTCACCCTCCGGCCGGTGGTGGTGCCGGCGTCGAGCTCCATCCGAGTGATGTTGGAAACCCGCCGGGAAGAAGTGTTTCTCACCCTCGACGGGCAACAAGGGGTGCCGATGGAAGGCGGTCGAACGGTGACCGTCGAGCGCCTCGAAGAAACCGTGCAGCTCGTCAAGGTCACCGGGCGCTCGTTCTATGACAGCCTGCGGGGGAAGCTGCGGTGGGGCGGTCTCGAGAACCCTCCCGCGGCTCCATGA
- a CDS encoding translocation/assembly module TamB domain-containing protein → MNSKDSPSATRHRRRRRFGPFRRWLLRPLLCTLAALVVLLASALLALRLDFTQERLRSFAETRITTALDRPVSVGTLGVGLFPPALVARDVVLAGPDPGDPPVARIAEVVVAVRLGPLRRSVLDLERIEVTGAELFLDLAEEGTNLPTFGGGGGEPSVEVRIGRLVLADSRVHLADGSLPLDLDARQVRGRLDGADSAGRYGVRLVAQSLRTLALPGIPDRPAGSAPLVETGLTARGTLGADGLEIDRLRLTGADLSAGGEGRVSWGEDTWGVELDLSVEADAGWVNRLGYVEVPLSGAVTWVGDLAVDTAGWRLTGEVSSPRLIYPPYVLQDVSFSALGEAPAWRFGNLRAGFAGGTITGEVALAGLDGSDAESLALDLGYSGVDVRRFLDAFEADVDGLAGQMSGTLRYRSPLADAVGGDGAGSVEFSPGSRAAGLALTGGGDFSIRRGVVEARRLETDLGASRITGDVIYDLGRGSGRLQLSARVADAGEWYRLLSSDPEAVWAWSAGSGRIDAGILIEEERSDMVLRLDVRELDTRLRRLDRLRGSLGLELGPQGDGTLDIDLIGEADGGALRAFGALPTGDRPVDLQIATENWLVDGLEEWIKGLPAPVGRLNATARLGGTWEALSADGVLSSPSLGLAGVPLGETRVEGAWGAEALSVEALSVSPPAGKLTASGRWDRTTGALQGSFEAPELSLSQAPLDALSASSDLLGRVSLAGTLDGSVERPELVVSMQSEAVRLGQSDLASSAFDLTWRGGRLDVSGSALGLLELEGGGRLEPQDIDLRFDLASDQLPDTLRFAGLDLPAMTGSYGGNVTVRSVPDSELEVRLELDRFRVDFQGRELVPVEPVAVRWIGNSLQVDSFFVEETGGEGELFVVGSVDLPPSGEGSEAEPQLDLKLQSSLSARWLRLALPTLRADGTLNLLATARGPATAPRLNGLGELSDGRLLVAGFPHSLDDLELRLLFDPGVITLDRLTAVLGGGEVLAAGQLDFDELVTGRLDYRFQAQMRDSTLRYPEGFVVRGDATLTARPATGGTENVGTEIAGTVNLRRAFYLEDVPLSLPRLLQQMLQRDRIQVAETDETLESIFLSINIDGPEALRVRNNIADLRGDVDLVLRGTAAQPVVTGLVDVERGGTLRNGDVEYEVERGRLTFNSLYQIDPVIDLAATADVAGHDVTLQLSGTLERLETELSSEPPLTQVEILSLLATGRAPQAGDVFGASRSADSGAAVETFLYGQAVSVLGQRVNNLFGFDRFRVNPVASAEGGSALSFTVGKQISKDLFLTYTSDPATDLDYRLQVEWQLSDAVTVVLTQDGDDTYAVDLRLEHTF, encoded by the coding sequence ATGAACTCGAAGGACTCGCCCTCCGCGACACGGCATCGCCGGAGACGGCGTTTCGGGCCCTTTCGCCGCTGGCTGTTGCGGCCGCTGCTGTGCACCCTCGCCGCCCTCGTCGTGCTGCTGGCCAGCGCGCTGCTGGCGCTGCGCTTGGATTTCACCCAGGAACGCCTTCGAAGCTTCGCCGAAACCCGTATCACTACCGCCCTCGACCGGCCGGTCTCCGTTGGGACCCTCGGTGTGGGCCTCTTTCCACCGGCGCTGGTGGCGCGCGACGTCGTGCTCGCCGGCCCGGATCCCGGGGATCCGCCGGTGGCGCGGATCGCCGAAGTTGTGGTCGCCGTCCGCCTCGGCCCGTTGCGGCGGTCGGTGCTCGATCTCGAACGCATCGAAGTCACCGGGGCGGAACTCTTTCTCGATCTGGCCGAGGAAGGCACCAACCTGCCGACCTTCGGTGGCGGCGGCGGAGAGCCGTCCGTCGAAGTGCGGATCGGCCGGCTGGTTCTCGCCGACAGCCGGGTGCACCTGGCCGACGGGTCCCTTCCTCTGGACCTCGACGCCCGGCAAGTCCGCGGCCGCCTCGACGGCGCCGATTCAGCGGGCCGCTACGGCGTTCGACTGGTGGCCCAAAGCCTACGGACCCTGGCGCTGCCCGGAATCCCGGATCGGCCGGCCGGTTCGGCGCCGCTGGTGGAAACCGGCTTGACCGCTCGCGGCACCCTGGGCGCGGACGGCCTGGAGATCGACCGTCTCCGACTCACCGGTGCCGACCTCTCCGCCGGTGGCGAAGGGCGGGTGAGCTGGGGAGAAGATACCTGGGGGGTGGAACTCGACCTGTCGGTGGAAGCCGATGCCGGTTGGGTGAACCGGCTGGGCTATGTGGAGGTTCCGCTCTCCGGTGCGGTGACATGGGTGGGCGACCTGGCCGTCGATACGGCCGGCTGGCGGCTGACCGGCGAGGTGAGTTCGCCGCGCCTCATCTATCCACCCTACGTTCTCCAAGATGTTTCTTTCTCCGCCCTCGGCGAGGCGCCGGCCTGGCGGTTCGGCAACCTGCGCGCCGGCTTCGCCGGGGGCACCATTACCGGCGAGGTGGCACTGGCCGGCCTCGACGGCTCGGACGCCGAATCGCTGGCCCTCGACCTCGGCTACAGCGGCGTCGATGTGCGGCGGTTTCTCGATGCGTTCGAGGCGGACGTGGACGGCCTCGCCGGGCAGATGTCCGGCACCCTGCGCTACCGCAGCCCGCTGGCCGACGCCGTCGGCGGTGATGGGGCCGGCAGCGTCGAGTTCTCCCCCGGCTCCCGGGCCGCCGGTTTGGCCCTGACCGGCGGCGGTGACTTCTCGATCCGCCGGGGAGTGGTGGAGGCCCGCCGGTTGGAAACCGATCTCGGCGCATCGCGGATCACCGGCGACGTGATCTACGACCTGGGCCGGGGCAGCGGCCGCCTCCAGTTGTCGGCGCGGGTCGCCGATGCCGGCGAGTGGTATCGCCTGCTGTCGTCGGACCCGGAGGCGGTGTGGGCCTGGAGCGCTGGCTCCGGCCGCATCGACGCCGGCATCTTGATCGAGGAAGAGCGTTCCGACATGGTGCTGCGCCTCGATGTGCGGGAACTCGACACCCGCCTGCGGCGACTCGACCGGCTGCGCGGCAGCCTCGGGCTGGAACTGGGGCCGCAAGGCGACGGCACCCTGGATATCGATCTCATCGGCGAGGCGGACGGCGGTGCCCTGCGCGCCTTTGGCGCTCTGCCCACCGGAGATCGACCCGTCGACCTCCAGATTGCCACCGAAAACTGGCTCGTCGATGGGCTCGAGGAATGGATCAAGGGGCTGCCGGCGCCGGTCGGCCGGCTCAACGCCACCGCCCGCCTCGGCGGCACCTGGGAGGCGTTGAGCGCCGATGGAGTGCTCTCCTCGCCGTCCCTCGGGCTGGCCGGCGTTCCCCTCGGAGAGACGCGCGTCGAGGGCGCTTGGGGCGCCGAGGCGCTCTCCGTAGAGGCCCTCTCCGTGTCGCCGCCGGCTGGGAAGCTCACCGCCTCGGGACGGTGGGATCGCACCACCGGTGCCCTCCAGGGGTCCTTCGAGGCGCCGGAGCTCTCGCTGTCGCAGGCTCCCCTCGATGCTCTTTCCGCCAGTAGCGACCTGCTCGGTCGGGTGTCCTTGGCGGGGACCTTGGACGGCTCCGTGGAACGGCCGGAGTTGGTCGTGTCCATGCAGTCCGAGGCCGTTCGGCTGGGGCAGAGCGACCTGGCGTCGTCGGCTTTCGATCTGACCTGGCGCGGCGGACGCCTCGATGTCTCTGGTTCCGCCCTCGGCCTGCTCGAACTCGAAGGTGGCGGGCGCCTGGAGCCACAGGACATCGACCTGCGCTTCGACCTGGCGTCCGATCAGTTGCCGGATACCCTGCGCTTTGCCGGACTCGATCTGCCGGCCATGACCGGGTCCTACGGCGGAAACGTGACGGTGCGCTCGGTGCCGGACAGCGAACTCGAGGTGCGGCTGGAGCTCGATCGATTCCGGGTGGACTTCCAGGGGCGGGAGTTGGTGCCGGTGGAGCCGGTCGCCGTGCGCTGGATCGGGAATTCCTTGCAGGTCGATTCGTTCTTTGTCGAGGAGACCGGGGGCGAGGGTGAACTGTTCGTCGTCGGCAGTGTCGATTTGCCGCCATCGGGCGAAGGCAGCGAGGCTGAACCGCAGCTCGATCTGAAGCTCCAGAGCAGCCTCTCGGCCCGTTGGCTGCGGCTGGCGCTGCCGACTCTGCGGGCGGACGGCACCCTCAATCTGCTGGCGACGGCCCGCGGTCCGGCGACCGCTCCCCGCCTCAACGGCCTCGGTGAACTCAGCGACGGGCGCTTGCTGGTGGCCGGTTTCCCGCACTCCCTCGACGATCTCGAACTGCGGCTGCTGTTCGACCCCGGGGTGATCACCCTCGACCGGCTGACCGCCGTGCTGGGCGGCGGTGAGGTGCTGGCGGCGGGCCAGCTCGACTTCGACGAGCTGGTGACCGGCCGCCTCGACTACCGTTTCCAGGCCCAGATGCGCGATTCGACGCTGCGCTACCCAGAGGGCTTCGTGGTGCGCGGCGACGCTACCTTGACGGCGAGACCGGCGACCGGCGGTACGGAAAATGTCGGCACGGAGATCGCCGGCACGGTGAATCTGCGGCGCGCCTTCTATCTGGAGGACGTGCCGTTGAGCCTGCCGCGGCTCCTCCAGCAGATGCTCCAGCGCGACCGCATTCAGGTGGCCGAGACCGACGAGACTCTGGAGTCGATCTTCCTCTCCATCAACATCGACGGCCCGGAGGCGCTCAGGGTGCGCAACAACATCGCCGATCTGCGCGGCGATGTCGATCTGGTGTTGCGGGGGACGGCGGCGCAGCCGGTGGTCACCGGCCTGGTGGATGTAGAGCGGGGCGGCACCTTACGCAACGGTGACGTGGAGTACGAGGTGGAGCGCGGCCGCCTGACCTTCAACAGTCTGTACCAGATCGACCCGGTGATCGATCTCGCGGCGACCGCCGACGTCGCCGGTCACGACGTGACCCTGCAGCTCTCGGGCACCCTCGAACGGCTCGAAACGGAGCTGAGTTCGGAACCGCCGCTGACTCAGGTCGAGATTCTCTCGCTCTTGGCCACCGGCCGAGCGCCACAGGCCGGCGATGTGTTCGGCGCCTCCCGCTCCGCAGACAGCGGCGCCGCGGTGGAAACCTTCCTCTACGGTCAGGCGGTGTCGGTCCTCGGTCAGCGGGTCAACAACCTGTTCGGCTTCGATCGCTTCCGGGTCAATCCGGTGGCGAGCGCCGAAGGCGGATCGGCTTTGTCCTTCACCGTCGGCAAACAAATCTCGAAGGACCTGTTCTTGACCTACACCAGCGATCCGGCGACGGATCTCGACTACCGCCTACAGGTGGAGTGGCAGCTCAGTGACGCGGTGACGGTGGTGCTGACCCAGGACGGCGACGACACCTACGCGGTGGATCTCCGGTTGGAGCACACCTTTTGA